One part of the Glycine soja cultivar W05 chromosome 11, ASM419377v2, whole genome shotgun sequence genome encodes these proteins:
- the LOC114375536 gene encoding ISWI chromatin-remodeling complex ATPase CHR11-like — protein sequence MARPSKPHSSSEEALSNASSSSEEEEQVNEQINEEEDEEELEAVARPASSDDDEVAGDNPPDSDEDPAADDDQDGDNVNPEISKREKTRLKEMQKMKKQKILEILDAQNAAIDADMNNRGKGRLKYLLQQTELFAHFAKGDQSSSQKKSRGRGRHASNFTEEEEDEEYLKGEEDGLANTRLVTQPSCIQGKMRDYQLAGLNWLIRLYENGINGILADEMGLGKTLQTISLLGYLHEFRGIKGPHMVVAPKSTLGNWMNEIRRFCPILRAIKFLGNPDERRHIRDELLVAGKFDVCVTSFEMAIKEKSALRRFSWRYIIIDEAHRIKNENSLLSKTMRLYSTNYRLLITGTPLQNNLHELWSLLNFLLPEIFSSAETFDEWFQISGENDQQEVVQQLHKVLRPFLLRRLKSDVEKGLPPKKETILKVGMSQMQKQYYRALLQKDLEVVNAGGERKRLLNIAMQLRKCCNHPYLFQGAEPGPPFTTGDHLIENAGKMVLLDKLLPKLKERDSRVLIFSQMTRLLDILEDYLVFRGYQYCRIDGNTGGDDRDASIDAFNKPGSEKFVFLLSTRAGGLGINLATADVVILYDSDWNPQVDLQAQDRAHRIGQKKEVQVFRFCTEYTIEEKVIERAYKKLALDALVIQQGRLAEQKTVNKDELLQMVRFGAEMVFSSKDSTITDEDIDRIIAKGEEATAELDAKMKKFTEDAIKFKMDDTAELYDFDDEKDENRFDIKKIVSENWIEPPKRERKRNYSESEYFKQTMRQGGPTKPKEPRIPRMPQLHDFQFFNTQRLSELYEKEVRYLMQTHQKNQIKDSIDVDEPEEVGDPLTAEELEEKERLLEEGFSSWTRRDFNTFIRACEKYGRNDIKGIASEMEGKTEEEVERYAKVFKERYKELNDYDRIIKNIERGEARISRKDEIMKAIGKKLDRYKNPWLELKIQYGQNKGKLYNEECDRFMICMVHKLGYGNWDELKAAFRTSPLFRFDWFVKSRTTQELARRCDTLIRLVEKENQEYDERERQARKEKKLAKSMTPSKRALARQTESPSSLKKRKQLTMDDYASTGKRRK from the exons ATGGCGAGACCTTCCAAGCCACACTCATCTTCCGAGGAAGCGCTCTCCAATGCTTCCAGTTCGTCCGAGGAAGAGGAGCAAGTCAACGAGCAGATCAATGAAGAGGAAGACGAGGAGGAGCTCGAGGCGGTGGCGCGCCCCGCCAGTTCCGATGACGATGAAGTCGCCGGCGACAATCCGCCGGACTCTGATGAAGATCCCGCGGCCGATGATGATCAG GATGGGGATAATGTTAATCCCGAAATTAGCAAGCGAGAGAAGACTCGATTAAAAGAAATgcagaaaatgaagaaacagaAGATTCTGGAGATACTGGATGCACAGAATGCGGCCATTGACGCTGACATG AACAATAGAGGAAAGGGGCGTCTGAAGTATCTCTTGCAGCAGACTGAGTTGTTTGCTCATTTTGCAAAAGGGGATCAATCTTCTTCTCAAAAGAAGTCAAGGGGAAG GGGTCGCCATGCATCCAATTTcactgaggaagaagaagatgaagaatacctaaaaggagaagaagatggtCTAGCAAACACACGTCTGGTGACACAACCATCAT GTATCCAAGGGAAAATGAGGGATTACCAACTGGCTGGACTAAACTGGCTCATACGATTGTATGAGAATGGAATAAATGGAATTCTGGCTGATGAAATG GGGCTTGGTAAAACATTGCAAACTATATCCTTATTAGGTTATCTGCACGAGTTCAGAGGAATCAAAGGTCCTCATATGGTGGTTGCTCCAAAATCTACTCTTGGAAATTGGATGAATGAGATTCGGCGCTTTTGTCCTATTCTTCGTGCAATTAAGTTTCTTGGCAACCCTGATGAAAGG AGACATATCAGAGATGAATTGTTGGTTGCCGGGAAGTTTGATGTTTGTGTCACAAGTTTTGAAATGGCAATCAAGGAGAAGTCTGCTTTGCGTCGATTTAGTTGGCGCTACATAATTATTGATGAAGCTCATCGAATCAAGAATGAGAATTCCTTGCTGTCCAAAACAATGAGGCTCTACAGTACAAACTATCGTCTCCTTATTACTGGCACACCACTTCAG AATAATCTTCATGAACTCTGGTCTCTTCTCAACTTTCTTCTGCCCGAAATTTTTAGTTCTGCTGAAACTTTTGATGAATGGTTTCAAATCTCTGGTGAAAATGACCAACAGGAGGTTGTTCAACAATTACACAAG GTCCTCCGCCCATTTCTCCTTCGAAGGTTGAAGTCAGATGTTGAGAAAGGGTTGCCACCGAAAAAGGAAACTATTCTTAAGGTAGGCATGTCCCAAATGCAGAAACAGTATTATAGAGCACTACTTCAGAAGGATCTTGAGGTTGTAAATGCTGGTGGTGAACGGAAGCGCCTCCTGAACATAGCTATGCAACTACGCAAATGTTGTAATCATCCATATCTTTTCCAAGGTGCTGAACCTGGTCCTCCCTTCACTACAGGAGATCATCTAATTGAAAATGCTG GTAAAATGGTTCTTTTGGATAAGTTACTTCCTAAATTGAAAGAGCGCGATTCTAGGGTCCTTATATTTTCACAG ATGACTAGGCTACTAGACATACTCGAAGATTATTTAGTGTTTCGTGGATATCAATATTGTCGCATTGATGGAAATACTGGTGGGGATGATCGAGATGCTTCCATTGATGCTTTCAACAAACCAGGAAGTGAGAAATTTGTCTTCTTGTTATCAACTCGTGCTGGAGGTCTTGGTATTAATCTTGCTACTGCTGATGTTGTCATTCTGTACGATAGTGACTG GAACCCACAAGTTGACTTGCAGGCTCAGGATCGTGCTCATAGGATTGGTCAAAAGAAAGAAGTTCAAGTTTTCCGTTTTTGTACTGAG TATACAATAGAAGAGAAAGTCATTGAAAGGGCCTACAAAAAGCTTGCACTTGATGCTCTGGTGATTCAGCAAGGGCGATTGGCTGAGCAGAAGA CGGTAAATAAAGATGAGTTGCTTCAAATGGTTAGATTTGGGGCTGAAATGGTTTTCAGTTCCAAGGATAGTACAATTACAGATGAGGATATTGATAGAATTATTGCTAAAGGAGAGGAGGCAACTGCCGAGCTTGAtgccaaaatgaagaaatttacTGAAGatgccatcaaatttaagatGGATGACA CTGCTgaattatatgattttgatgatgagaAG GATGAAAACagatttgatataaaaaaaattgtgagcgAGAACTGGATTGAACCACCAAAAAGGGAGCGGAAACGCAA TTACTCGGAGTCTGAATACTTCAAGCAAACAATGCGCCAAGGTGGTCCTACCAAACCAAAAGAGCCCCGTATTCCTAGGATGCCCCAGTT GCATGATTTCCAGTTTTTCAACACACAAAGATTGAGTGAGCTGTATGAAAAGGAAGTACGCTATCTCATG CAAACACACCAGAAGAATCAGATAAAGGATTCAATAGATGTTGATGAACCGGAAG AGGTGGGAGATCCATTGACTGCTGAAGAGTTGGAAGAAAAGGAGCGCTTGCTAGAAGAG ggattttcttcatggaccCGGAGGGATTTTAATACTTTCATTAGGGCCTGCGAAAAATATGGCCGAAATGATATAAAAGGTATTGCTTCTGAGATGGAAGGAAAAACTGAGGAGGAAGTTGAAAGATATGCAAAGGTCTTCAAAGAAAGATACAAGGAATTAAATG ATTATGACAGAATTATTAAAAACATTGAAAGGGGGGAGGCAAGAATTTCTCGGAAAGATGAGATCATGAAGGCTATTGGAAAGAAGTTGGACCGCTACAAGAATCCGTGGCTAGAGTTGAAGATACAGTATGGGCAAAACAAAGGGAAGTTGTACAACGAAGAATGTGACAGATTCatg ATATGCATGGTACACAAACTTGGCTATGGGAACTGGGATGAGTTAAAGGCAGCATTTCGAACATCACCCTTGTTTCGATTTGATTGGTTTGTCAAATCTCGCACAACTCAAGAACTGGCTAGGAGGTGTGACACCCTCATTCGACTGGTAGAAAAGGAAAACCAAGAATACGATGAGAGGGAGAGACAAGCTCGCAAAGAgaagaaacttgctaaa AGCATGACCCCATCAAAGCGTGCTTTGGCAAGACAGACAGAGAGTCCATCTTCTTTGAAGAAGCGCAAGCAGTTAACCATGGACGATTATGCAAGCACG